The Oncorhynchus mykiss isolate Arlee chromosome 8, USDA_OmykA_1.1, whole genome shotgun sequence genome includes the window CCTGGAATAATGAGTGAGGGTGAGTTGAATTAGGGTTCATGAATGCAAGTAAACGAATCCAACAGAGTTTTATAAATGTTCATGAATaatttatgttttgtgtggacctcaggaagagtagctgctactttagcagctaatggggatccaaataaaataCTTAATACTTTAGCCGACATCCACATGGCGGggttgttttggcggtgtcaGAGGTGGAACTGTGTTTATACCTAGAGCGGACatagaaatcccatgcagccttgtttacaagttgtatcactggaatgtgagatgtaatctacacacctccattaggctgatagaaacCCTCATTATTTCTATAAAGCCTATACTTTCTCATTCTGAACTGACAACGCAAGTGGGACGGGTGTGGCTTCACACATTTTCAAAGAATGAGAATCACTTAGGCCTAAAttttcaatcagatcaagcgttaaccAGTGATAGCCGACACCCTTCATCGCTGAAGTTTTGGCGGACTCGGAGGCATAACtgtgttggagctgtcaaatcgatgagcagctgctcttgatcaTTGTCAAAAAGCCATACCCATCtcacaccctatgggccctgatcaaaagtattgcgtttaggtaatagggtgccattcataGGTTTATACACAGTCCACACAGTCCACCATTTCCTCCTcaacttccctcctctcctctgatgtACACACTGCTgctgtggagagagacatatgGTCCGGATATCTCAATATAATCACAATCACCACTTACAATGACTTCCACATGATCTCATTAGTTTGTTCGCAGTATGATCTGGACAACAGGGTGGGTAACAACAGATGAAATGAACCATGGTTAGACACAAAGGAGCCTGATTGATATTTTATGATTGCAAAAGGTTTTCGTCACGGATGCTAAAGACTGTAAGACTGGGCCCGTTCCAAATCATTTGTAGAAAGAAGAAACGGCAAATGGTGGTTTGGAATATATGTTATTTCCGTACTCATGACCTTTCTATAAAACTTAAAAATATGAGGAATTGATTTGATATTAGATCATTTGGACTTAATCATATTTCAAATGATTATTTTATTGGAAGATATTTGTAACAATGAGACGTACATGAACATTGATATTGCCATTTCTGACTGACCCAAGGGGCATCGAAGCCTGATTTGATTCCACAATTCAATTTCTTCCCTGTGTCATTATTGGGAAGCACACTCATTACATCAGCACATATAGTCTGGCCCCAAATAAAACCACTTTCAGAATTTCAGCCATTTCTCTCAGTAATATTGCTTCCCTTCAACATTCTATTCCCAAGGAAGTCCCCCAATAAGCATTTGAGCTCAGAAGCGGTATCCTTTTGATTTAGTTGTTACGCGAATGTaatccccttcctgtcccagatgagctaaatcattCATTTCAGCTGTTTGCTCTCAATTTGTATTCATATGATCCACAATTAAGCCAGATGTTTATATAAGCATTCATAGGAGATAGCGGGACATAAGATGCATTATATAGTCATCGAGGCACCAGCATGGTTAGAATCTCACAATAGGCTAATGACACAATCGCTACAACATGGTGATGACATTAAGGCTAATGTGGCTTTGTGTGCTTTCATAATATTCTCCAGagcagatgagggagagaggtcaGTGATGTCCTGCCTAAGTCTCTTACATTTACCTACCAGAGTCCTGCCTCTTGACACATTGTCCAAATTAGTGGCTGTTAATATTTCACTGCATCAGCAAGTAGTGGCCGCTTACGCTTCAAAATTAAAAATGGTAATGGAATTTAGCCCAATGCCATGGTGTAAAAACGCTAGAACATTATATCACCCATCAGTTTTAATGAACCTCTTCTCTACTGCAAAGAGCGAGAGTGTCGCTTTGATTTACTTCAGCTGTTTGAGCAAAAGCACCAGTGTCACATTGATCACAGGAACAGGGGAGCCGTGAGTGAATGTGAAATTGAGTCACAAATGGAACCTGTGTCAAAAAcaatgaaagtcagtcaatcgtCAACTTAATGGAAATGTATGTTTTGAAGGGGAGTGGAAATGGATAGCGAAGTTCATGAGATTTGAATCAGTAGATGAGGGGAAAGGATAAAGGAGAACAAGTCTTTGTATAGGTTATATTTGGTCCTCTGCCTGTTGTGTGCTCCTTCAACAGACTAGCTATATGTAATTGAATGCATGggcagtagcagtcaaaagtttggacacacctactcattccagggttttccttAATTTgaacttttttctacattgtagaatagtgaacacatcacacctatgaaataacacatatggaatcatgtagtaaacaaaaaagtgtatatttatatttgagattcttcaaagtagccatcctttgccatgatgacagctttgcacactcttgacattctctcaatcagattcatgaggtagttacctggaatgcatttcaatgaagaggtgtgccttgttaaacgttcatttgtgggatttctttccttcttaatgcatttgagacaatcagttgtgttgtatacagaagattttacctatttggtaaaagacaaagaacagtgcaaataagcaaagagaaacgacagtccatcattactttaggacATTTTAAACCtttctagggtacgtgggacagtagcgtcccacctggccaacatccactgaaattgcagagcgcaaaattcaaactacagaattgtaaatatttaacattcttgaaaatacagATGCAATATGTCAAATTAAAGCTGGACtccttgttaatccagccacggtgtcagatttcaaaaaggtttaacggcgaaagcaaaccatgcgattatctgaggacagcaccccatgaagcaaacacagacaatcatatttcatcccgccaggcgcaacacaaaactcagaaataattcatgccttacctttgaagagcttcttctgttggcactccattatgtcccataaacatcacaaatggtccttttgttcgattaatttcatcattatatctccaaaatgtctaTTTATTTGGCGCGTATGATCCAGATAAACACCGGTTTCAACTCACGCAACATACAAAATacctaataagttacctgtaatctttgtccaaacatttcaaacaactttcctaatacaactttaggaatttttttatgtaaataatAGATACAATTTTGacgggataaactgcgttcaatacAGGACGAAAAGTGGATTGAAAAGTGGAGCGAGCTTCCAGGTCAcgcgccccaaccacaacagtaaactagactcgaccctcgttctgaacagccctacttcttaatttctcaaaggaaaaacatcaaccaatttctaaagactgttgacacccaGTGGAAGTGATAGGAACTAGGATCCCcatagaaaacccattgaaaagagaatgacctaaaatacagtgccttgcgaaagtattcggcccccttgaactttgcgaccttttgccacatttcaggcttcaaacataaagatataaaactgtatttttttgtgaagaatcaacaacaagtgggacacaatcatgaagtggaacgacatttattggatatttcaaacttttttaacaaatcaaaaactgaaaaattgggcgtgcaaaattattcagcccccttaagttaatactttgtagcgccaccttttgctgtgattacagctgtaagtcgcttgggtatgtctctatcagttttgcacatcgagagactaacagtttttcccattcctccttgcaaaacagctcgagctcagtgaggttggatggagagcatttgtgaacagcagttttcagttctttccacagattctcgattggattcaggtctggactttgacttggccattctaacacctggatatgtttatttttgaaccattccattgtagattttgcattatgttttggatcattgtcttgctggaagacaaatctccgtactagtctcaggtcttttgcagactccatcaggttttcttccagaatggtcctgtatttggctccatccatcttcccatcaattttaaccatcttccctgtccctgctgaagaaaagcaggcccaaaccatgatgctgccaccaccatgtttgacagtggggatggactattcagggtgatgagctgtgttgcttttacgccaaacataacgttttgcattgttgccaaaaagttcaattttggtttcatcttatcagagcaccttcttccacatgtttggtgtgtctcccaggtggcttgtggcaaactttaaacaacactttttatggatatctttaagaaatggctttcttcttgccactcttccataaaggccagatttgtgcaatatacgactgattgttgtcctatggacagagtctcccacctcagctgtagatctctgcagttcatccagagtgatcatgggcctcttggctgcatctctgatcagtcttctccttgtatgagctgaaagtttagagggacggccaggtcttggtagatttgcagtggtctgatactccttccatttcaatattatcgcttgcacagtgctccttgggatgtttaaagcttgggaaatctttttgtatccaaatccggctttaaacttcttcacaacagtatctcggacctgcctggtgtgttccttgttcttcatgatgctctctgcgcttttgacggacctctgagactatcacagtgcaggtgcatttatacggagacttgattacacacaggtggattgtatttatcatcattagtcatttaggtcaacattggatcattcagagatcctcactgaacttctggagagagtttgctgcactgaaagtaaaggggctgaataattttgcacgcccaatttttcagtttttgatttgttaaaaaagtttgaaatatctaataaatgtcgttccacttcatgattgtgtcccacttgttgttgattcttcacaaaaaaatacatttttatatctttatgtttgaagcctgaaatgtggcaaaaggtcgcaaagttcaagggggccgaatactttcgcaaggcactgtacattcctTGATGCTTTGTCCTCGGGGTTTAGCCTGCCAAataagttttgttatactcacagacatcattcaaacagttttagaaacttcagagtgttttctatcaaatactaccaattatatgcatatcctagcttataTCCTATACCTCAGTCATCCAAACctcagaatactgccccctaccccgaagaagttaagaaagtattttcaaatgcagtcacaaaaaccatcaagcgctatgatgaaactggctctcatgaggaccgccacaggaaaggaagacccagagttacctctgctgcagaggatatgttcattagagttaactgcacctcagaatacagcccaaataaatgcttcaagagttcaagtaacagacacatctcaacatcaactgttcagaggagactgagtgaatcaggccttcatggtcgaattactgcagaaaaacactactaaaggacaccaataataagaagagaattgcttgggccaagaaacacgcgcaatagacattagaccggtagaaatccgtcctttggtctgatgatgtccaaatttgagatttgtggCTCCAACCGTTgtatctttgtgagatgcagagtaggtgaacagatgatctctgcagtgtggttcccactgtgaagcatggaggaggaggtgtgatggcgtgggggtgctttgctggtgactctgtcagtgatttatttagaatttaaggtacacttaaccagcatggctaccacagcattctgcagtgatacaccatcccatctggtttgcacttaatgggactatgacccaaaacacacctccagaactatttgaccaaggagatagagtgctgcattagataacctggcctccacaatcacccgacctcaacccaattgagatggattgAATGaattgaaccgcagagtgaaggaaaagcaaccaacaagtgctcagcatatctgggaactccttcaagactgttgggaaagcttTTCCTCATAAAgatgtttgagagaatgccaagagaatgcaaagctgtcatcaacgtaaagggtggctactttgaagaatctaaaataaaaaatatattttgatttgtttaacacttttttggttactacatgactccttatgtgttatttccttgttttgatgtcttcacaattgttctacaatgtagaaaatagtacaaataaagaaatacccttgaatgagtagctttctccaaacttttgattggtactatATATCCAATTGAAGTTAAGAATAAATTAGTTCCCATGAGGCCTGAAGAATCCCTgcttcttcctctttctctctccctctctctctcgctgtctgcctgtctgtctgtctgtctgtctgtctgtctgtctgtctgtctgtctgtctgtctgtctgtctgtctgtctctctgtctgtctgtctgtctgtctgtctgtctgtctgtctgtctgtctgtctgtctgtctgtctgtctctctctctctctctctctctctctctttctctctccctctctctcttttcccatttCTCACCCACTCCTTCAACGCCATTAGAAGGATTCACAACAGCGTTCATGTACGAAGAAACTCACTGATGAAAATACAAGACTTCACATTCTACAAGCAACCAACCAACCAAGCCATACTGCTGTAGAATATAATCTTTCTGAAAGCTGTCCTTACCCCAGCATTCACCAATTACACTGCATCGCTCTGCTCCACAGACCACCAGTATTCTCTCACATAAATCAACTCCTATGTATTTAATAATTAACATCTGCTGCTTTGGATGGCTTTCATTTCATTGATCCTGCCTGAGGTGGATTGACCGATGACCGAGGACAAGTCTGCATACGAACAACACCACGACTGAGGTGTAGTTGACAAAATTACAGAAACAGCGTGTGTGTCTGCTGAAGCGGGAAGTGACATGTCCCCCTCCAACAGTCTGTCTAGTGATCACTGGTCATAGAGACGGCCTGTTTAGTGATCACTGGTCATAGAGACGGCCTGTTTAGTGATCACTGGTCATAGAGACAGCCTGTCTAGGGATCACTGGTCATAGAGACAGCCTGTCTAGGGGTCACTGGTCATAGAGACGGCCTGTTTAGTGGTCACTGGTCATAGAGACAGCCTGTCTAGGGATCACTGGTCATAGAGACAGCCTGTCTAGTGGTCACTGGCCATAGAGACAGCCTGTCTAGTGGTCACTGGTCATAGAGACAGCCTGTCTAGTGGTCACTGGTCATAGAGACAGCCTGTCTAGTGGTCACTGGTCATAGAGACAGCCTGTCTAGTGGTCACTGGTCATAGAGACAGCCTGTCTAGTGGTCACTGGTCATAGAGACAGCCTGTCTACTGGTCACTGGTCATAGAGACAGCCTGTCTAGTGGTCACTGGTCATAGAGACAGCCTGTCTAGTGGTCACTGGTCATAGAGACAGCCTGTCTAGTGGTCACTGGTCACAGAGATGGTGGGAGGCTGGATGGACACTGGTTGTCTGGTGGGAGACTGGGTGGACACTGGTAGTCTGGTGGGAGGCTGGATGGACACTGGTTGTCTGGTAGGAGGCTGTATGGACACTGGTTGTCTGGTGGGAGGCTGGGTGGACACTGGTTGTCTGGTGGGAGGCTGTGTGGACACTGGTAGACTGGTGGGAGGCTGGATGGACACTGGTTGTCTGGTGGGAGGCTGGATGGACACTGGTTGTCTGGTGGGAGGCTGGATGGACACTGGTTGTCTGGTGGGAGGCTGGATGAACACTGGTAGTCTGGTGGGAGGCTGGATGGACACTGGTTGTCTGGTTGGAGGCTGGGTGGACACTGGTTGTCTGGTGGGAGGCTGGGTGGACACTGGTTGTCTGGTGGGAGGCTGTGTGGACACTGGTTGTCTGGTGGGAGGCTGGATGAACACTGGTAGTCTGGTGGGAGGCTGGATGGACACTGGTTGTCTGGTTGGAGGCTGGGTGGACACTGATTTTCTGGTGGGAGGCTGGATGGACACTGATTGTCTGGTGGGAGGCTGGATTGACACTGGTTGTCTGGTTGGAGGCTGGTTGGACACTGATAGTCTGGTGGGATGCTTGATGCTTTGATCTATAAAGCCATGGGCAGCCTGTCACATACTACAGACAGGagggattatgtgtgtgtgtgtgtgtgtgtgtgtgtgtgtgtgtgtgtgtgtgtgtgtgtgtgtgtgtgtgtgtgtgtgtgtgtgtgtgtgtgtgtgtgtgtgtgtgtgtgtgtgtgtgtgtctgtgtgagtgtgtgagagagagagagagagagagagagagagagagagagagagagagagagagagagagagagagagagagagagtgtgtgtgtgtgtgtgtgtgtgtgtgtgagagagtgtgtgtgagagagtgtgtgtgagagtgtgcgtgtgtgtgtgagagtgtgcgtgcgtgtgtgagagtgtgcgtgcgtgtgtgagagtgtgcgtgcgtgtgtgtgtctgtgtgagaaagagagtgtggGTGCTTATGTGTGAGGTTCTAGACTGGAAACAACAGTGGGGGACTCAGACTTCAACACACAGGGTGGGCTGCTGGCCTCTCTAGCCCTGTGAACTTGCCAGGAAACCACTGGAGTATGTTTATATCGTTTTTCCCAATTGTTTACACACTAAAACTGGCCCATGAGGCACAATGACCCGAACCTGTAACTCATTTAGTAGAACCATTCACCAAATCTGCAATACTACTGGCACATGTTTTGCTTTACACTCAGATTGCAGTTCTACAACAAACATTTAGCAAAACACAACACCCAATTCTCTACCTTTACCTTTACCAATTACCAATTGATAATTTTCTCTCTTCATATGTGCAAACACTTATTGCGTAAATGTTCACTTTGCAATCGGACCTTTGGTATGGTAAAAGGCCACAGGTGAGTACTCCTGTATTTGGAGAACAATGGAAGCAAACTTGGCagagagaggtagtggtagaggtggaggtagtggtagaggtggaggtagaggtggaggtagtg containing:
- the LOC118965597 gene encoding non-classical arabinogalactan protein 31-like is translated as MTFQGQRCKRILLSLLIRCWIQVPKQSDQSIKHPTRLSVSNQPPTRQPVSIQPPTRQSVSIQPPTRKSVSTQPPTRQPVSIQPPTRLPVFIQPPTRQPVSTQPPTRQPVSTQPPTRQPVSTQPPTRQPVSIQPPTRLPVFIQPPTRQPVSIQPPTRQPVSIQPPTRQPVSIQPPTSLPVSTQPPTRQPVSTQPPTRQPVSIQPPTRQPVSIQPPTRLPVSTQSPTRQPVSIQPPTISVTSDH